A genome region from Thermomonospora amylolytica includes the following:
- a CDS encoding alpha/beta hydrolase family protein → MGIRKRRWIGALAAAALLVPVFGGAAHADPVGFTLPRPTGGQAIGTVELHLVDEGRPDPWVAGRSREIMISVWYPARRPGGEAAPYLRPGVAEVFERSPVLGMFAPGTVSWGSARTHATESAPVDPRHGARPVVLYSPGFGLPRAVGTVVVEELVSRGYVVVTMDHTYETAPVEFPGGRVEVQRLPPSGPERLRTALQTRVRDTRLVLDRLAALRSGAVPDAGGRALPEGLGRLLDLSRVGMFGHSAGGIQAAEVMRVDRRVDAGIDMDGTMQYSEGDFVQVAREGLDRPFMLMGAATGGTPQTHLTSPSWGSFWARSTGWKRDLNVPEGGHHTYNDIQAIVPQLDEHLDVPAEQRTEFVGTVDPERIIASQRAYITAFFDRHLRDRPAPLLDRPSPRHPDIRFIG, encoded by the coding sequence ATGGGTATTCGGAAGCGCCGGTGGATCGGCGCGCTCGCCGCGGCTGCACTGTTGGTCCCGGTCTTCGGTGGTGCCGCGCACGCCGATCCGGTGGGGTTCACGCTGCCCCGGCCGACCGGCGGGCAGGCGATCGGGACCGTCGAACTGCATCTGGTGGACGAGGGCCGCCCGGACCCCTGGGTGGCGGGCCGGTCCCGGGAGATCATGATCAGCGTCTGGTATCCGGCGCGGCGGCCGGGCGGGGAGGCCGCCCCGTACTTGCGGCCGGGGGTGGCGGAGGTGTTCGAGCGGAGCCCGGTGCTGGGGATGTTCGCCCCCGGCACGGTCTCGTGGGGCTCGGCGCGCACGCACGCGACCGAGTCGGCGCCGGTCGACCCGCGGCACGGGGCCCGGCCGGTGGTGCTGTACTCGCCCGGCTTCGGCCTGCCCCGGGCGGTCGGGACCGTGGTGGTGGAGGAACTGGTCAGCCGCGGCTACGTGGTGGTGACCATGGACCACACGTACGAGACGGCGCCGGTCGAGTTCCCCGGCGGGCGAGTGGAGGTGCAGCGGTTGCCCCCGTCCGGTCCGGAACGGCTGAGGACCGCCCTGCAGACCCGGGTGCGGGACACGCGGCTGGTGCTCGACCGGCTCGCCGCCCTGCGTTCCGGGGCCGTCCCGGACGCCGGGGGGCGTGCCCTGCCGGAGGGGCTGGGGCGTCTGCTGGATCTGTCGCGGGTCGGGATGTTCGGGCACTCGGCGGGCGGGATCCAGGCAGCCGAGGTGATGCGGGTGGATCGCCGCGTGGACGCCGGCATCGACATGGACGGCACCATGCAGTACTCCGAGGGCGACTTCGTCCAGGTGGCGCGGGAGGGGCTGGACCGGCCGTTCATGCTGATGGGCGCGGCCACCGGCGGAACCCCGCAGACCCATCTGACGAGTCCTTCCTGGGGCTCGTTCTGGGCTCGCTCCACGGGCTGGAAACGCGACCTGAACGTCCCGGAGGGCGGCCACCACACCTACAACGACATCCAGGCGATCGTCCCGCAACTGGACGAGCACCTGGACGTCCCGGCCGAGCAGCGCACGGAGTTCGTCGGAACGGTCGATCCGGAGCGGATCATCGCCTCACAGCGCGCCTACATCACCGCGTTCTTCGACCGCCATCTCCGTGACCGTCCGGCCCCGCTGCTGGACCGGCCGTCCCCGCGCCATCCCGATATCCGCTTCATCGGGTGA
- a CDS encoding TMEM165/GDT1 family protein, with protein MTFNLVTFFTAFVVIFLAELPDKSMFASLAMGTRMRPLWVWLGTTSAFGIHVGIAVAAGSVLSLLPRTLVGVVAAALFAFGAYTLLRGGDEDDDGEAGARAPVLGTWATYATAFTVVFVGEWGDLTQIATANLAATREPLPVALGALLALMAVSALALRAGRFIADRVPLKVVRRIGGLVMLVLATWTLAEAVFG; from the coding sequence ATGACTTTCAACCTGGTCACGTTCTTCACCGCGTTCGTCGTCATCTTCCTGGCCGAGCTGCCGGACAAGAGCATGTTCGCCTCGCTGGCCATGGGCACCCGGATGCGCCCGCTGTGGGTGTGGCTCGGCACGACCAGCGCGTTCGGAATCCATGTGGGCATCGCCGTCGCCGCCGGCAGCGTGCTGTCGCTGCTGCCGCGCACCCTGGTCGGGGTGGTGGCCGCGGCGCTGTTCGCGTTCGGCGCCTATACCCTGCTGCGAGGCGGTGACGAGGACGACGACGGCGAGGCCGGCGCCCGGGCGCCCGTGCTGGGGACCTGGGCGACGTACGCCACGGCGTTCACCGTCGTGTTCGTCGGGGAGTGGGGCGACCTGACCCAGATCGCCACCGCGAACCTGGCGGCCACGCGGGAACCGCTGCCGGTGGCGCTGGGCGCGCTGCTGGCGCTGATGGCGGTGTCGGCGCTCGCGCTGCGGGCCGGGCGGTTCATCGCCGACCGGGTCCCGCTCAAGGTCGTGCGGCGGATCGGCGGCCTTGTCATGCTCGTCCTGGCCACCTGGACGCTGGCCGAGGCGGTGTTCGGATGA